In Variovorax paradoxus, a single genomic region encodes these proteins:
- a CDS encoding dihydrodipicolinate synthase family protein: MSNPRWQGIFPAVTTKFHADESIDAEGTARHIDFQIRNGIHGLVTCGSLGEASTLTLEEKLQVAKIALEAADGRIPVLANVSETSTREALRYVDGANKLGVAGFMVMPSVIYVADAREAMLNVRTIANAAQKPIMVYNNPVAYRVDLKPQHMVELADCEWIAAIKESTDDIRRITDLRNTVGDRYQLFLGVDDLAYEGLALGCDGLLAGVGCAFPRETVALYDLMKAGKFAEALKLYQWMTPMLHLDVSTKLVQNLKLIDLLVGVGTEHMRRPRLPLIGAEREFIEGIVKKALATRPVQYQSVM, translated from the coding sequence GTGAGCAATCCCCGCTGGCAAGGCATCTTTCCCGCCGTCACCACCAAGTTCCACGCAGACGAGAGCATCGATGCCGAAGGCACCGCCCGGCACATCGACTTCCAGATCCGCAACGGCATCCATGGCCTCGTCACCTGCGGCTCGCTCGGCGAAGCCAGCACGCTGACGCTGGAAGAAAAGCTGCAGGTCGCGAAGATCGCGCTCGAGGCCGCCGACGGCCGCATTCCGGTGCTGGCCAACGTGTCGGAAACCAGCACGCGCGAGGCGCTGCGCTATGTCGATGGCGCCAACAAGCTCGGCGTGGCCGGCTTCATGGTGATGCCCTCGGTGATCTACGTGGCAGATGCGCGCGAGGCCATGCTCAACGTGCGCACCATCGCCAACGCGGCGCAGAAGCCCATCATGGTCTACAACAACCCGGTGGCCTACCGCGTCGACCTGAAGCCGCAGCACATGGTCGAGCTGGCCGACTGCGAATGGATCGCCGCCATCAAGGAAAGCACCGACGACATCCGCCGCATCACCGACCTGCGCAACACCGTGGGCGACCGCTACCAGCTGTTCCTGGGCGTGGACGACCTCGCCTACGAAGGCCTGGCGCTCGGCTGCGACGGCCTGCTGGCCGGCGTTGGCTGCGCCTTCCCGCGCGAGACCGTGGCGCTCTACGACCTCATGAAGGCCGGCAAGTTTGCCGAGGCGCTCAAGCTCTACCAGTGGATGACGCCGATGCTGCACCTCGATGTGTCGACCAAGCTGGTGCAGAACCTCAAGCTCATCGACCTGCTGGTGGGCGTGGGCACCGAGCACATGCGCCGTCCGCGCCTGCCGCTCATCGGCGCCGAGCGCGAATTCATCGAAGGCATCGTGAAGAAGGCGCTCGCGACACGGCCTGTTCAATACCAGTCGGTCATGTAA
- a CDS encoding branched-chain amino acid ABC transporter substrate-binding protein, which produces MKTKASMVSFLGLAALAAITVSGQVQAQEQVVKIGHSGPLSGPNAFAGKDNENGVRLAIEELNAKKLMVGGKTLKFELVSEDDQCDAKTGVSVAQKFVDDGVKFVMGPYCSGVAIPASRIYSDGGVLLSTVGTNPKVTQGGYKNLYRIIASDNQIGGAMAVYAAKVLKVKKVGVIDDRTAFGQGLAEEFTKEAKTQGLTVVGQEFTTDKAVDFTAILTNMKAKSPEAIFFGGYAPQAAPMARQMKQLAVAGKLLGGDTVCSPATGKLGGDAVNDVVFCAQGGSILEKAQSGPAFKEKFKKRFNIDADAYAASYYDQVMFIGESMKKANSVDPDKVGAELYKTTYKGVAATYAYDDKGNMKQAPITVFTFKNAAPVPLASY; this is translated from the coding sequence ATGAAGACAAAAGCAAGCATGGTTTCGTTTCTCGGACTCGCGGCGCTTGCCGCAATCACCGTTTCCGGCCAGGTGCAGGCGCAGGAACAGGTGGTCAAGATCGGCCACAGCGGACCGCTGTCGGGCCCCAATGCCTTCGCGGGCAAGGACAATGAAAACGGCGTGCGCCTCGCCATCGAGGAGCTCAACGCGAAGAAGCTCATGGTCGGCGGCAAGACGCTGAAGTTCGAGCTGGTCTCCGAAGACGATCAGTGCGACGCCAAGACCGGCGTGAGCGTGGCGCAGAAGTTCGTGGACGACGGCGTGAAGTTCGTCATGGGCCCGTACTGCTCCGGCGTGGCCATTCCGGCCTCGCGCATCTACAGCGACGGCGGCGTGCTGCTGTCCACCGTGGGCACGAACCCCAAGGTCACGCAGGGCGGCTACAAGAACCTCTACCGCATCATCGCCAGCGACAACCAGATCGGCGGCGCGATGGCGGTCTATGCGGCCAAGGTGCTCAAGGTCAAGAAGGTCGGCGTGATCGACGACCGCACCGCCTTCGGCCAGGGCCTGGCGGAAGAGTTCACCAAGGAAGCCAAGACGCAGGGCCTCACGGTGGTCGGGCAGGAGTTCACCACCGACAAGGCCGTCGACTTCACCGCCATCCTGACCAACATGAAGGCCAAGTCGCCCGAGGCCATCTTCTTCGGCGGCTACGCGCCCCAGGCCGCTCCCATGGCCCGACAGATGAAGCAGCTGGCCGTGGCCGGCAAGCTGCTGGGCGGCGACACGGTCTGCAGCCCCGCCACCGGCAAGCTCGGCGGCGACGCGGTCAACGACGTGGTGTTCTGCGCGCAGGGCGGCTCCATCCTCGAGAAGGCACAGAGCGGCCCGGCGTTCAAGGAGAAGTTCAAGAAGCGCTTCAACATCGACGCCGATGCCTACGCCGCCTCTTACTACGACCAGGTGATGTTCATCGGCGAGTCGATGAAGAAGGCCAACTCCGTCGACCCCGACAAGGTGGGCGCCGAGCTCTACAAGACCACCTACAAGGGCGTGGCCGCCACCTACGCCTACGACGACAAGGGCAATATGAAGCAGGCGCCGATCACGGTGTTCACCTTCAAGAACGCCGCGCCCGTTCCCCTGGCCAGCTACTGA
- a CDS encoding 4-hydroxyproline epimerase produces the protein MQRIQVIDSHTGGEPTRLVTGGFPDLGKGSMAERRALLAERHDKWRAAAVLEPRGSDVVVGALLCEPVSPDAAAGVIFFNNAGYLGMCGHGTIGLVASLAHMGRIGVGEHRIETPVGTVTTTLHEDGSVSVRNVPAYRHLRQVAVELPGHGTVRGDVAWGGNWFFLVSEHGQRVASDNLAALTDYTAALRRALAAQGITGADGAEIDHIELFADDSEGADSRNFVLCPGNAYDRSPCGTGTSAKIACLAADGKLAPGAVWTQASVIGSRFEASYAMDGDKVIPTLRGRAHISAEATLLIDDADPFGWGIRL, from the coding sequence ATGCAGCGCATCCAGGTCATCGACTCTCACACGGGCGGCGAGCCCACGCGCCTGGTGACCGGGGGCTTCCCCGACCTGGGCAAGGGCAGCATGGCCGAGCGCCGCGCGCTGCTGGCCGAGCGGCACGACAAATGGCGCGCCGCCGCCGTGCTGGAGCCGCGCGGCAGCGACGTGGTGGTGGGCGCGCTGCTGTGCGAGCCCGTGTCGCCCGACGCCGCCGCCGGCGTGATCTTCTTCAACAACGCCGGCTACCTCGGCATGTGCGGCCACGGCACCATCGGGCTGGTCGCGAGCCTTGCGCACATGGGGCGCATCGGCGTGGGCGAGCACCGCATCGAGACGCCCGTGGGCACGGTCACCACCACGCTGCATGAAGACGGCTCGGTGAGCGTGCGCAACGTGCCGGCCTACCGGCACCTGCGGCAGGTGGCGGTCGAGTTGCCGGGCCATGGAACCGTGCGTGGAGACGTGGCCTGGGGCGGCAACTGGTTCTTCCTGGTGAGCGAACACGGCCAGCGCGTGGCCAGCGACAACCTCGCCGCGCTGACCGACTACACCGCCGCCTTGCGCCGCGCGCTGGCGGCGCAGGGCATCACAGGCGCCGACGGCGCCGAGATCGACCACATCGAACTCTTCGCCGACGACAGCGAAGGCGCCGACAGCCGCAACTTCGTGCTGTGCCCCGGCAACGCCTACGACCGCTCGCCCTGCGGCACCGGCACCAGCGCCAAGATCGCCTGCCTCGCGGCCGACGGCAAGCTCGCGCCGGGCGCGGTGTGGACGCAGGCCAGCGTGATCGGCAGCCGCTTCGAGGCCAGCTACGCGATGGACGGCGACAAGGTCATTCCCACGCTGCGCGGCCGCGCGCACATCAGCGCGGAAGCCACGCTGCTGATCGACGACGCCGATCCCTTCGGCTGGGGTATCCGGCTCTGA
- a CDS encoding glycine zipper 2TM domain-containing protein, which yields MDSTSPLNQPPGTPAARSPKALWAVIGALAVAVVALGGVLLHKQSQDTATSAAASPPVAAAMAPKAPDDFKPELMPPAPAVPPASAGPAPQAMAAAPMPAPAPAPLPAQAIQPGPAPGANAPVVAAATPAPPPCAVCGRVESVRAVQRAQKTTGVGAVAGGVVGGLVGNQFGHGHGRAATTVLGAVGGGFAGNAIEKHVRTVTVYEVGVRMDNGSLRTVETKSAPPIGKPVTLRRGVLRPADGRK from the coding sequence ATGGACTCGACATCGCCCCTCAACCAGCCTCCCGGAACTCCGGCCGCCAGATCGCCGAAGGCACTGTGGGCCGTGATCGGCGCGCTGGCGGTGGCCGTGGTCGCGCTGGGCGGTGTGCTGTTGCACAAGCAGTCGCAGGACACGGCGACGAGCGCCGCGGCCTCCCCACCGGTGGCCGCCGCGATGGCGCCCAAGGCGCCCGACGACTTCAAGCCTGAGCTCATGCCGCCCGCGCCCGCCGTGCCGCCTGCCAGTGCCGGGCCGGCCCCGCAGGCGATGGCTGCCGCGCCCATGCCTGCTCCCGCGCCTGCCCCGCTGCCGGCACAGGCTATCCAGCCCGGGCCCGCACCCGGTGCCAACGCCCCGGTGGTGGCCGCCGCCACGCCCGCACCGCCGCCTTGCGCGGTCTGCGGCCGGGTCGAATCCGTCCGGGCGGTGCAGCGCGCCCAGAAAACCACCGGCGTCGGCGCGGTTGCGGGCGGCGTGGTGGGCGGCCTCGTCGGCAACCAGTTCGGCCACGGCCACGGCCGTGCCGCGACCACCGTGCTCGGCGCGGTCGGCGGCGGCTTCGCGGGCAACGCCATCGAGAAGCACGTGCGCACGGTCACCGTCTACGAGGTTGGCGTGCGCATGGATAACGGCTCCCTGCGCACGGTGGAGACCAAGAGCGCGCCGCCCATCGGCAAGCCGGTCACGCTCCGGCGCGGCGTGCTGCGTCCGGCGGACGGCCGCAAGTAG
- a CDS encoding HipA domain-containing protein: MNGERVGTWIVERGAHSFRYDAGWLESPRRRSLSLSIPLNSTLEVRGEVVRNYFDNLLPDNDRIRARLRNRFRLKDSTAFGLLEAIGRDCVGAVQLLPEGAVPEGWNAIDCEPLNEAQIAELLQAVPSEDAPQGMRDEDLFRISLAGAQEKTALTQWKGEWCRPHGATPTTHIVKLPLGLIGGSRRVDASDSVQNEWLCAQIALALGLLVAPTSMATFGGQTVLIVERFDREWMNGGTWIARLPQEDFCQALGLPSDRKYEQHGGPGMTKCLQLLQGSRSADDGARFLLAQLAFFLLAATDGHAKNFSIHLQRGDAYEMTPLYDVISMWPYFGDGANQFQPRKAGLAMAIRSKNAHYVFQTIQARHWHGLAMKNGGIEVWNAMLGLVASVDAALGEVEALLPPDFPARTWEAVSRGMRGEARRFLAEVDGIAV; this comes from the coding sequence ATGAACGGAGAGCGCGTAGGCACCTGGATCGTCGAACGCGGCGCCCATTCCTTCCGCTACGACGCGGGCTGGCTGGAATCGCCCCGGCGGCGCTCGCTGTCGCTGTCGATCCCGCTGAACAGCACGCTCGAGGTGCGCGGCGAGGTGGTCCGCAACTACTTCGACAACCTGCTGCCCGACAACGACAGGATCCGCGCGCGGCTGCGCAATCGCTTCCGGCTCAAGGACAGCACGGCCTTCGGCCTGCTCGAAGCCATCGGCCGCGACTGCGTGGGCGCCGTGCAGCTGCTGCCCGAGGGGGCCGTGCCGGAAGGCTGGAACGCCATCGACTGCGAGCCGCTGAACGAAGCGCAGATCGCCGAGCTGCTGCAGGCCGTGCCGTCGGAAGACGCACCGCAAGGCATGCGCGACGAAGACCTGTTTCGTATCTCGCTGGCCGGCGCGCAGGAAAAGACGGCGCTGACGCAATGGAAGGGCGAATGGTGCCGGCCGCATGGCGCCACGCCCACCACGCACATCGTGAAGCTGCCGCTCGGGCTGATCGGCGGCTCCAGGCGCGTGGACGCCTCCGATTCGGTGCAGAACGAATGGCTTTGCGCGCAGATCGCCCTGGCCCTCGGTCTGCTGGTGGCGCCGACCTCCATGGCCACCTTCGGCGGCCAGACGGTGTTGATCGTGGAGCGCTTCGACCGCGAATGGATGAACGGCGGCACCTGGATCGCGCGCCTGCCGCAGGAAGACTTCTGCCAGGCCCTGGGCCTGCCGTCCGACAGGAAGTACGAGCAGCACGGCGGCCCCGGCATGACGAAGTGCCTGCAGCTTCTGCAAGGCAGCCGCAGCGCCGACGATGGCGCCCGCTTCCTGCTCGCGCAACTGGCGTTCTTTCTGCTCGCGGCCACGGACGGACACGCCAAGAATTTCTCGATCCATCTGCAGCGCGGCGACGCCTACGAGATGACGCCGCTATACGACGTCATCTCGATGTGGCCGTACTTCGGCGATGGCGCCAACCAGTTCCAGCCGCGCAAGGCGGGCCTGGCGATGGCCATCCGCTCGAAGAACGCGCACTACGTGTTCCAGACCATCCAGGCCCGCCATTGGCATGGCCTGGCCATGAAGAACGGCGGCATCGAGGTCTGGAACGCCATGCTCGGCTTGGTGGCGTCGGTGGACGCCGCGTTGGGCGAGGTCGAGGCGCTGCTGCCGCCGGACTTTCCCGCGCGCACCTGGGAAGCCGTTTCGCGGGGCATGCGCGGCGAGGCAAGGCGATTCCTCGCGGAGGTCGACGGCATCGCCGTGTAG
- a CDS encoding helix-turn-helix domain-containing protein — MDYPLRFVDQLRPHLKALRKQRGLTQAQAGALIGVSQARVAEIEANPGAVSFEQLMKLLSALGASFCLRDEAVPGGVLVAAEEPALYDAVKLPPGPWTATQMSDQSVLVRLEESESPGAPGESLRALQALNPGKDIKPTSRRSFVVRPKRESW; from the coding sequence ATGGACTATCCCCTGCGCTTCGTCGACCAGCTGCGGCCCCACCTCAAGGCCCTACGGAAGCAGCGCGGCCTGACGCAAGCGCAGGCCGGTGCCCTCATTGGCGTCAGCCAGGCCCGCGTCGCGGAAATCGAAGCGAACCCCGGCGCGGTCAGCTTCGAGCAGCTGATGAAGCTGCTGTCGGCGCTGGGGGCATCCTTCTGCTTGCGCGACGAAGCGGTGCCCGGCGGCGTGCTCGTCGCCGCGGAAGAGCCCGCGCTGTACGACGCCGTGAAGCTCCCGCCCGGCCCGTGGACCGCCACGCAGATGAGCGACCAGTCGGTGCTGGTGCGCCTTGAAGAATCCGAATCGCCGGGCGCGCCGGGCGAATCGCTTCGCGCGCTGCAGGCGCTGAACCCCGGCAAGGACATCAAGCCCACGTCGCGCAGGAGCTTCGTCGTGCGGCCGAAGAGGGAGTCCTGGTGA